The DNA sequence ACGCAGACGCTGATCGCCACGACGACCGAGACGAGGAGCGAGACCGAGGCGATAAACACACAGGTGCGTCGTCGTCAGATTAACATTGAGCAGAAGCGTGAGTACTGTCACCACGATGACTTTACACACTCCTACGCTTCGTTTGCGCACTGTGTGAGCTGCATAATGATTCTGTTCGCAAACAAATGTGAGTAATTTGATAAAGACGCGAACGGTATGACGATGAGAAGGTATTGTCATGTGTTCTGAAGGAGGTGCTTCAGCAGGTTGGAGATCAGGTACCACAGCTGTAGAAATGACGGTGTGACGTGTTGGTTTTCTTCGCTCAGGTCGCAGCGTGCGATTCGCTGACATGCCGCCGCCCAAAGAGAAGAGGATGAGGAGGGTGATGAAGACCAAGAGCATCACACCACTGCAGGCCATGATGCTCCGGATGGCAGGTGTGTGATACCAGTCAAGTCACCTTCAGCACTTTATACagtacagattgtgtcaaagcagctttacatgtgtgtgtgtgtgtgcaggtcaGTCTATCCcggaggatgaggaggatgatgatgaagagGAGTACACAGACTCAGAGGAGTCGGATGCTGAGGATCAGGTCTCCACTGAAACCGCTCAGTCATTGGTCAATCCCAGACTTCCTGTTCCGTCAGCACCAATGGCAGCGCAGCAGCCTCCTCCACACATGCAGGCTCCACCAATCACAGGGCCTCCTCCTTTAGGACCGCCTCCTGCTCCTCCAATGAGGCCGCCGGGACCGCCGTCAGGCCCGCCCCCAGGACCGCCTCCCGGTGCGTCACacattcatcatcatcatcatcatcatcatcgttaTCATACAGATGATGCTGAAGAGCAGCAGTCATGTGATACTCAGTGATGCTTGATTGTGGGAGGAGTCATGTGACGTGTTTGGTGGTTGTTGTGGTGAGATGTTTGCTGATGCTGGGTTTTGTCACACACAGGTGCTCCTCCGTTCCTGAGGCCCCCTGGACTCCCCGCGGCCCTCAGGGGCCCCATACCACGCATGCTGCCTCCGGGGCCCCCGCCGGGACGCCCGCCTGGACCCCCGCCCGGACCCCCGGCGGGTCTGCCCCCCGGACCCCCCCCCAGAGGACCCCCGCCACGCCTGCCGCCTCCGGCCCccccaggtgtgtgtgtgtgtgagcgcaagagagagagagagagagagagagagagtgtgtgtgagcgagagagtgtgtgtgtgagcgagagagtgtgtgtgtgtgtgagcgagagagtgtgtgtgtgtgagcgagagagtgtgtgtgtgagcgagagtgtgtgtgtgtgtgtgagcgagagtgtgtgtgtgtgtgtgtgtgagagagagagagagtgtgtgtgtgagagagagagagtgagtgtgtgtgtgagagagagtgtgtgtgtgtgtgtgtgtgtgagagagagagagtgtgtgtgtgtgtgtgtgtgagagagagagagtgtgtgtgtgtgtgagagagagagagtgtgtgtgtgtgtgtgcgagagagagagagtgagtgtgtgtgcgcgagagagagagtgtgtgtgtgtgcgcgagagagagagagtgtgtgtgtgtgtgtgtgtgtgagagcgagagagagagagcgagcgagagagtgagagtgtgtttgtgagagtcaagtcaagtcacctttatttacatagcgcttttaacaatacagattgtgtcaaagcacttaacagtatcaaattggaggatagagtgtcagtaatgtataatgataagattaaacactcaattttcagttaaaggcatttcattattgaattcagagatgtcattgtgtagctcagtttagtttaaatagtatctgtgcaatcaaatcggcgataatcgctagaaattaagtgtccccaactgagcaagccagaggcgacagcggcaaggaaccaaaactccctccgagacagaatggagaaaaaaaccttgggagaaaccagactcagtcgggggtcagttctcctctgaccagacgaaacccgcagttcaaaagtttctatttctattttaattttgttgcaatttctaacaatagtagtattatgtagttaggtattttattatattttagttattttgttattttgggttgatatatctggggatatatctctggggctcatctgggtgtgcTGGTCTCcactgacgatcagggctgtagacatcatctcttggtgctgatccaccatctgatcggatacggactgagaaacagactaggaaagaaacaaacaaatattagcgtagatgccattcaacttccgatgtaacgagtacatcgtgtgttatggggagtgttcccggttccggttgatctaattaatgcagcctaacaatcctttaacggatttgaataatagaagcgtattaatgtgttatgtgtatgccaggctaaagagatgggtctttagagcaagagagagtgtgtgtgtgtgtgtgtgtgtgtgtgtgtgtgtgtgtgtgtgtgtgttttagtagatgttgaaatgaacacactacCTAGATGGCCATCTTTAGATATCTCCACAAAAGCCGTATCATTGAAATTAGAAACGTAAGGATATTGTATGTCTGCTCTCACACTCTAACTGCTTCTATTCTTGAACACTTGATGATTATCTAATCTAAATAATTAAATCCGTTAGTCTCACACCGCTGCGTCACGGAGAACTCgcaggtatcacacacacacacacacacacaccagattCAGCTCCAGCGGTGTCTAAAACAGTTGATTTAATCACCAGACGAGCAAAAGCTCACTTCAAGAATGATCAAAAAACAACAGAGCAAGCGAATAGAGAGCACGATCCAGCTCTGTGTATGAAGCACACGGAcgttattagagccacagacaCACAACCGTTTCACTGAAGAATGCACAACACCAGGGTGAAGTCTTCATGCACATCCTCAACGATCTGGGACAAATATCATGTGATTTAATGCAAACGCTTTGTGTGGCGCGGCATGAACTCCTCAGTTTGATTTCTCACGTCACAGCTTTAAATCTGCAGCTTCACACTGCTGTCCTTCACTAATACAGCGTCTAGTCCACAGAGCAGTCGATAAGTAGCGATATGAAaacatccatatatatatatatatttcacatcCTGTCCAACGAAATGCACATTAAATGCtatgaaaacaaataagttgaatgtaagcatgtaggcatatattatgtgcaaaaaagggttaaaatcacattacactggaacattgcaatctaaaaacaaaaataatgctttcaAAGCATAAGTTAAATTtgctaaactaaaaatgaaaataaaaaatcacagaCTGATTGAGttaaaaggctattttgatCACCCCGTTACGGTCTCTTTATATCGCACAGATACACTTCCTCGTGTGTTTAACTCCACAATATTACGCTGTAGACTCGCGGCTCTCTTAGagttattgtaattattgaaACCTTATAATTATGGTCCTTGCTGTGAACCGTTTTGAAATCGGACATTGCGTTACCATGGAAATCTTTTAGCGGTCTCCTCCCCTTAGTGGGCGGAGTCAAGTgttatattacaaaatgtattacgCTCTTTCAGAATCACaactttttataatcttgacaaCATACATATTGTTGGAAAGGTCTGAGTCTGTGGTGGTTATTTTGTGATAGAAGTAATATTGACAGAGAAATTTCAACATTTGTGACAGAAATGCAATAAATTCAATATTGGAACAGATGTAACATTTGGAAATTACTAATTTTGAAATTAGACACAAGGCTTAAATTTTATAGCAATTTTAGAGTAAAACCTAGAGATGGGCAGATGAAGCTTTTGAGGCTGATTGAACCAAAAAAGGCTCCGAGACGGACCCCACCAGAGACCTCTAGTGTCCAGCTGCAGTTATAGCGGTCAGTACTCGGTGATAGCCGCTGTGTTGAGAATCAGTGTCCACAGATGAACGTGTTACTGTGAAGCAACACCGAGCGTTTCGCGTCTGCTTATAACGAATGAAGCCGCTCAAAGATTCGAATCAGTGACGTCGCTTCAGGTGCTGAGACGTATGAAGACTCAAACGACGTCGGTCACGTGATCACGGGGGTTTGATACAAGCCTGCTTCAGTGGAGTATAACAGGCTTCGGAGCCTCCGTCAAACGCCCATCTCTAGTAAAACCtaggtaaaatatttattttatataatatagaataaaaaatagtacagtgcattttctttacagtaaatttaaacttaTATAGATTTTtgatacttatttttttttaaattccactTCTGCAATAATCTGCTGattgtcttctttaaaaagacCAACCTAAGCTCTGAATTCCAAAGTGTTCATGCATTCCAACAATTGATGTTTGGGTAGTGCACTTTCATgcctattttaaaaaatggggTTAATACTGTAAATCTGCGTTGtgaaaggtgctatataaataatgacgACTCGACTTGATCCCTCGTTTCAGTCAATGATCCCAAACTCATTTTCACCGTAACCGGAAATTgctgtatttctgttttttgttgtttgctgAAATGTTGAGTAGTTGTAacgatgtgtttgtgttttgtgttgatttGCAGGAATGCCCCCGCCCCCTCCGCCCCGCATGGCTCCGCCCCTCTCTATGTTCCCGCCTCCGCTCAATCCCAACGTGCTCAGCGCTCCACCCAGCATCCGGCAGAAGTCTCCCGCGGTGACGCCCTCCTCCAACGACTCCGCCCCCCTCGCCCGAGGCCCCGTCCACCAGATGCCACCGCCCCCCGGCACCACACCCACCATCGAGAAGCGGCCCACGGTCTCGGGCCCCGGGGCGTCCTCGGCCCCGCCTGGTGGAGCCACCATCTCAGCCAAGCCACAGATCATCAACCCCAAGACAGAGGTGACGCGCTTCGTGCCCACGGCGCTCCGCGTGCGCAGGGACCGGGCCCCGGGCCGCAGGGACGAGGAGCCGCCCAAACCAGCGGCCGCAGCCAAACCCAGCCAGCCGCCCGGAGGCATGCCGCCCGGCCTCAAGACCAAGGACCAGATGTACGAGGCCTTCATGCGCGAGATGGAGGGGCTGCTGTGAGCTGCAGATCAGCACTTTTGAACACTTCCTGCGTCATTGTGTTTTATCTTCATATGTGAATAAACGCCAGATGTCAAACTCTGCTGCTCTTCAGTCTGTCTTCACAGATAATTACAAATACACCGTCACACTGCGGTGGAATTATGCATTTGGCATACTTTACTTATATACAACCAAAATACATCATTTTCCAATCATCAAACCTCCTTTAAAGGGCTCATATGAcgatgctaaaaataacattacatgtgaccctggagcacaaaagcagtcataagggtcaatcttttgaaattgagatttatacatcatctggaagctgaataattaatctttccattgatgtatggtttgttaggatcggacaatatttggacatctggaatctgagggtgcaaaaaaaatcaaaatattgagaaaatcgccttaaagttgtccaaatgaagtccttagcaatgcatattactaatcagaaatgaagttttgagatatttacggtaggaaacttacaaaatatcttcatggaacatgatcttaatatcctaatgatttttggcatgaaagaaaaatgttatgccTCTTACTGAACGTAGACACGTGGGGCgtggacgagtcttaacttataaagaatatctctttggttttgagactagTCTTAACTGCTTTGCAGATCTGATCTAAGCATGAACGGCTCGTGACACTCCAAAGAGAGGAAGACATGAAATCTCATCATATGACCTCTTGAAGTAcctcaaaacaacaaaataaaagcagtcCAAAAAGCatcatttcagacattttaccaaaaacaaactgaaactacgtttatttgtaaaatgcatCCTCATGTTAAGAATCATGACAATCTGCAGCGGCCTTTTTCAtcatttccttttatttttaatgtaataaagccacatattttgtaatttgagATATTTTACGCAGATGTCAGTCACACAGAGTTATAAAGCTGATTTTAAACCTGTAGTAACAGTGTTAATGCTTGTTTACACCCGGAATGACTATAACTAAACtataataactataaagataatgatagttttaaaaatcatcCTGAAAGTAAAAGGAGTCCTCAGCACAACGATAACGACGCCGAGTCATTGGAATCTCTTTCAGAGTGATtttctaatgttaaaaacattgacagccaatcagaatccattgatttttttttaaagagcttgagcatttaaagagaTAGACGACAAATAAACAGAGTACAGTTATCGTAATAGTTATGATTATTAGAGCGCATGGATGCTGTGGTGAACCGTGGTGCCAACGGTTTCATCTGCAGTCCTTCTAAGTGAactttttatcaaatataatcGTCTGATGATCCTTGGGGTCTTATCTATCCATATTTGTGGTAGATCTGCCTCTTTGACTAAGGGTTTTTTAAACCTGGTCGAATCTTATTCAACGGCTCTACTCACAGCCAGAGTCACATTACTAGACCTGGTTTTGACACTTAATCTGTTTCTGATATGACTATTTCTGATCATAAGCCTCCGCTATCCATGGTTTGATGAATCTCTTGTGCTGTCAGACTCTGCTCTGTTGAGCTGTTAGCTTTctattattatatacagtatctgtGCTGTGTTTGATGTGATCGATCGAGATATTGTCATCGCCTGACTCAAGTCTATGTGGGCTTGACGGGAACCGTTTTAAGTTGGTTCAGTTCTTATTTAAAGGACCGGGGGCTCTCAGTTCAACATGTCACTAGCCGCTAATCTGCCGTGGGGGGTCCCACAGGGCTCGATACTAGCACCGACACTCTTCTCTCTGTATATGCTCCTGCAGGAAGCATGGTGTCTCGTTCCGCTGTTACGCTCATGACCCAGATTTATTTGCTACTTAAACGCTCTGATAGCAACACCTTTGATACTTTGTTGGCTTGTATGAAGGATTTAAAAATCTGGATGTCATCAAATGTTCTCAACCtcaatgaaaagaaaactgaaatgaCACTTTTTGGTCCCCCTATAGAGTCTCAGTAATCACCGGGTACGCCCCAAGCCTCGAAACTCGATAGTCAAGTCAATTCTGTGGTTAATTCCTGTTTCTTTCATCTCCGTCTCTCTCTAAAATCAAGCCTTTCCTCTCTTTCAAGACTTTGAGAGTATTTCACGTCTTTATCATCACGTTTAGATTACTGTAACTCACTGTATTGTCTTTAGGAAGAGATTTAAATCATGATGACATCTGTACTTTTAAGCCTACTACATGAAAGAGTAAAAGTATATGCGTTTATTTTGAATCAAAGTcacataaaataatacttttataagtTTAGtactattaaatattttagccTGCTGTCTGCTAGCAGTTTATTGTTCAGTGTAATTCATCATTTAGGGGTTGTGTCATTATATTGAGTATTTCCATATAATTCAAATTGATGAGTTCAAATCCACAATAATGTATTCGCTCGCGCAGGCAGCGTGCTTGCGTCATTTCCTGTTGTGGGCGGCGCTTCAGCAGCACGTGGGTGACGCGCCGTAAACATGGCGGATCAGAGAGAAGCGTCTGTAGatgaagagaagaaaaacacaaatacagCCGAAGAGGAGAATAACACAGAGacaacagaagagaagaaaaacacacaGACGACTGAAAACGACAGCAACACGACAGACAACGAGATACAAGCCGACACAAACACTGAAGAGACACACAAGAGCTTCAGAGATCTGGTGAGAAACACGCGTGATTCAGTTCACTCCTCAGAGAATCGGTTCATTAGACTGAATCACTCTCAGCTGTCAGAACCCGTTATTGTTGCTCCGATGGCGAGATGACTCTGACTTTAACGCTAGAGTTATGAGTTTATAGCGCTAATAAACGCGCGACTCTTGAGTGTGTTCCCGCGAGCGCCGCCTGCCGGTCAAACAGCGAACAGCCGgtcaataacacacacacacacacacacacaaactctctgTTCGCTGAGACGAGAAAATAAACATTCACCTACATAATCAGGTGTAACACTGTGAGTGTTTTTTAGGGCGTCACTGAAGTTCTCTGTGAAGCCTGTGATCTGCTGGGATGGAAGAAACCGACCAAGATCCAGATAGAAGCCATTCCTGTGGCTCTGGAGGGTGAgcagctacacacacacactcacactatcacactcacacacacacacacgcacacacactctcacacacacacgcacacacactcacactatcacactcacacacactctcacgcacacacactcacactatcacactcacacacacacacacacactcacacacacgcacacacactcacacgcacacacacactctcacactctcactctctctctctctcacacacacacacacacacactctctctctcacacacacacacacacacactcactctctcacacacacacacacacacacactcactctcacacacacacacacacacacactcacactatcacactcacacacacacacacacactcacacacacacgcacacactcacacacacactcacacacacacacacacacacgcacacacactcacacacactcacactctctcacacacacacacacacacactctctctctctcacacacacacacacacacctctctctctctcacacacacacacacacacactctcactctcacacacacacacacacactcacactatcacactcacacacacacacacacactcacacacacacgcacacacacactctcacacacacacacacacacacacgcacacacactctcacacacacacacacacactcacacacacacactcacacacacactcacacacacacacacacacacacacacactcacacacacacacacacacacacgcacacacactctcacactctctctctctctcacacacacacacacacacactctctctctcacacacacacacacacacactctcactctctcacacacacacacacacacactctcactctcacacacacacacacacacacctctctctctctcacacacacacacacacacacacacacactcactctctcacacacacacacacacacactcacactatcacactcacacacacacacacacacacactctcacactctctctctctctctctctctcacacacacacactctctctctctctcacacacacacactctctctctctcacacacacacacacacacacacactctcactctctcacacacacactcacacacactctctctctcaattaaattaaattaaattaaattcagaaacatacattttgtattgccaaagcattaaaaCAACATAGAAAATGATTTAGAATATCTGAACATTTAGTAAAGCCTagagaaaataatataaaataaaaaagacaatattatataaacacatgGCTAGatatagcaaaaaataaataaaagaatagtattaataaaataatattagtaaaataaatgaagaattataataataaataaaggatTGTACTACAGAAATCGTGTAACAACTGAACTTAGAAATTTGAACATTGTATACattatatacgtgtgtgtgtgtgtgtgtgtgtgtgtttctctctggccGTCCCTCAGGAGATGACAAGATGCtcagagtgagagtgtgtgtttctgagagagtgtgtgtgtgttaatgtttgTGTGTTAGGTCATGATGTGATCGGTCTGGCGGAGACGGGTTCGGGGAGGTTAATGTGTGTGTCTCAGTTGTGTtaactcgtgtgtgtgtgtgtgtgtgtgtgtgtgtgtctcagggCGTGACGTGATCGGTCTGGCGGAGACGGGTTCGGGGAAGACGGGAGCGTTTGCTCTTCCTATCCTGCAGTGTCTTCTGTCGTCTGCGCAGCGGCTGCACTCTCTGATCCTGACTCCCACCAGAGAGCTGGCCTTCCAGATCGCAGAGCAGT is a window from the Onychostoma macrolepis isolate SWU-2019 chromosome 03, ASM1243209v1, whole genome shotgun sequence genome containing:
- the LOC131536485 gene encoding WW domain-binding protein 11: MGRRSTSSTKSGKFMNPTDQARKEARKRELKKNKKQRMMVRAAVLKMKDPRQIIRDMEKLDEMEFNPVQQPLLNEKVLRDKRKKLRETFERIVRLYERENPEMYKELRKLEVEYETKRGQLSLYFDSVKNAESVEVDSIPLPDMPHAPSSILIQDIPLPGAQPPSILKKSSALGKSSALSAAALAGVPRLPPGRKPPGPPPGPPPPQVLQLYANTRRTEGGGSDSEMMDAGGRDSDRDSDADDDSDSQDDSGAERDDADADRHDDRDEERDRGDKHTGRSVRFADMPPPKEKRMRRVMKTKSITPLQAMMLRMAGQSIPEDEEDDDEEEYTDSEESDAEDQVSTETAQSLVNPRLPVPSAPMAAQQPPPHMQAPPITGPPPLGPPPAPPMRPPGPPSGPPPGPPPGAPPFLRPPGLPAALRGPIPRMLPPGPPPGRPPGPPPGPPAGLPPGPPPRGPPPRLPPPAPPGMPPPPPPRMAPPLSMFPPPLNPNVLSAPPSIRQKSPAVTPSSNDSAPLARGPVHQMPPPPGTTPTIEKRPTVSGPGASSAPPGGATISAKPQIINPKTEVTRFVPTALRVRRDRAPGRRDEEPPKPAAAAKPSQPPGGMPPGLKTKDQMYEAFMREMEGLL